A window from Rhizosphaericola mali encodes these proteins:
- a CDS encoding pyridoxal phosphate-dependent aminotransferase: protein MATLTISERAQAMPASPIRKLVPFAEIAKKKGVKVYHLNIGQPDIETPKAAMDAVRNADIKVLEYSHSAGIESYRRKLVEYYKRDEIYVDYTDILITTGGSEALLFGFLACLNPGDEVIIPEPFYANYNGFATEAGVNIVPITANIEDGFALPPVASFENAITDKTKAIIICNPNNPTGYLYSKEEMEILARIVKKHQLYLFSDEAYREFCYTGKHYSALQLEGVEDNVIVMDTISKRYSACGARIGAFVTRNKELVNAVLKFAQARLAPPTLEQVLGEAAVDLPADYFEATKAEYLKRRDTLIEGLNKIPGVVCPNPGGAFYAMAKLPVDNTDDFCQWILEHFSYENQTVMLAPGSGFYGTKGLGMQEVRLAYVLKVEEIEQAVKCLEKAIETYNNK, encoded by the coding sequence ATGGCAACATTAACAATTAGCGAAAGAGCACAAGCTATGCCTGCATCTCCAATTAGAAAGTTGGTTCCATTTGCAGAAATAGCAAAGAAAAAAGGTGTAAAAGTATATCATTTGAATATCGGTCAACCAGATATAGAAACGCCTAAAGCGGCTATGGACGCAGTAAGAAATGCAGATATTAAGGTTTTGGAATATAGTCATAGTGCAGGAATAGAATCTTATCGTAGAAAATTAGTCGAATACTATAAAAGAGATGAAATCTATGTTGATTATACGGATATCTTAATTACTACAGGCGGCTCTGAAGCTTTATTATTTGGTTTTTTAGCTTGCTTAAATCCTGGAGATGAAGTAATTATTCCAGAACCATTTTATGCAAACTATAATGGTTTTGCTACAGAAGCAGGAGTAAATATAGTACCGATTACAGCGAATATTGAAGATGGTTTTGCATTACCACCAGTGGCATCCTTCGAAAACGCTATTACGGACAAAACAAAAGCTATCATCATCTGCAACCCAAATAATCCAACGGGCTATTTGTACAGCAAAGAGGAAATGGAAATTTTGGCAAGGATTGTCAAAAAACATCAATTGTATCTGTTTTCGGACGAGGCTTATAGGGAATTTTGCTACACAGGTAAACATTATAGTGCTTTGCAATTAGAAGGAGTGGAGGATAATGTGATCGTAATGGATACGATAAGTAAACGTTATAGTGCATGTGGAGCTAGGATTGGTGCATTTGTTACTCGAAATAAAGAATTAGTAAATGCCGTATTGAAATTTGCGCAAGCGAGATTAGCACCACCAACATTAGAGCAAGTTTTGGGTGAGGCCGCGGTCGATTTGCCAGCTGATTATTTCGAAGCAACCAAAGCTGAATATTTAAAAAGAAGAGATACATTAATTGAGGGTTTGAATAAAATACCTGGTGTTGTATGTCCTAATCCAGGTGGTGCATTTTATGCTATGGCAAAATTACCAGTAGATAATACAGATGATTTTTGTCAATGGATATTAGAACATTTTTCTTATGAAAATCAAACTGTGATGCTCGCTCCTGGTTCAGGATTTTACGGTACCAAAGGTTTAGGTATGCAAGAAGTAAGATTGGCATACGTATTGAAAGTAGAAGAAATAGAACAAGCCGTTAAATGTTTAGAAAAAGCAATAGAAACATATAACAATAAATAA